A single region of the Drosophila takahashii strain IR98-3 E-12201 chromosome 2R, DtakHiC1v2, whole genome shotgun sequence genome encodes:
- the LOC138912495 gene encoding uncharacterized protein → MSGARKKKKRNQSISREETIQLIEEVKSRPEIWDLTNKNHSNNNAVRSAWAAVSAATNKEVNEVKSTWLLLRDSLRYHTKKKATQILKSGSAGGSKSINLVESEKTGPEIDWEMAEHMSFLQGLSHKRKTFASVHAPSTSEKRGCDSPEEDTEEASYDYRPKKKKNSDPIGTEIGELLKSAKDLISVVQTKQDNKTTGSLKNVEMFSFWDKMMEDFSEEALQQVQAALFCHGTAPAFEFI, encoded by the exons atgtcgggagcaagaaaaaagaaaaagaggaaTCAAAGCATCAGCCGCGAGGAAACCATTCAACTGATAGAAGAAGTAAAATCACGCCCGGAGATATGGGACTTAACCAACAAGAACCATAGCAATAATAATGCTGTTAGAAGTGCTTGGGCAGCCGTTAGTGCTGCCACCAACAAAGAAG TCAACGAGGTCAAGTCAACCTGGCTTTTACTTCGTGATAGCCTTCGCTATCACACGAAGAAGAAAGCAACACAGATTCTAAAAAGTGGTAGCGCTGGTGGCTCAAAGAGTATAAACCTAGTCGAATCCGAAAAGACGGGCCCCGAGATAGACTGGGAGATGGCAGAGCATATGTCATTTCTGCAGGGGCTGTCTCACAAAAGAAA gaCATTTGCTTCTGTGCACGCCCCATCCACTTCAGAAAAACGTGGTTGTGATAGCCCGGAAGAGGACACTGAGGAGGCTTCGTATGATTAT AgaccaaagaagaagaaaaacagtGACCCAATAGGAACCGAAATTGGAGAACTGCTCAAGTCAGCGAAGGACCTCATATCGGTGGTTCAGACCAAGCAAGACAACAAGACAACTGGATCCCTGAAAAATGtcgaaatgttttctttttgggacAAGATGATGGAGGACTTTTCCGAGGAGGCCCTACAACAAGTGCAG GCTGCCCTGTTCTGCCATGGTACGGCGCCTGCGTTTGAATTTATATGA